The stretch of DNA GATCGAACTGCGGCATGATTCGTTCAACCGGCGCGGCTTTGCCGAGGGCGCAGTGCGAGCGGCCGAGTGGTTGCATGGCAAGACCGGAGTGTGGGAGTTCCAGGAGATCTTTGAACAGGTCTGATCAATTGTCTCCTCGCATATCTCTGAGCCAGCGAAGGATTCCGTAATGGGACGCAAGCGGCTTTTGACCGGACTCAAGGTCAAGGATGGCTTCATGCGCCATCCCTTCGATATCCAGCACAAGGTGCAGACCAGCGGACTGGTTCGAGGGCCACATCTTGCCACCGGGCATCCGCACGACCAGCACACGACCGCGTATTATGGCATTGCCCCCTCGGTGCTCGAAAAGCTGTGCGCGTTATGGCGCGCGACGGACCTGGTGGCACCTCCCGAAGACTATTCTTTTGTGGATATCGGCGCAGGAATGGGGCGCGGGCTGTTGATCGCGTCGCGTATGCCCTTTCGCGAGGTGATTGGCGTCGAGCTGCATCCGGATCTGGCTGAGATTGCGCAAAAGAACATCGACAAGTGGCAAGCCTCGGGGCGGGCGCGCTGTCCGATGCGGATCGTCTGCCAGGATGTAACGGAGTTCGAATTCCCAGACAATCCTTGTGTGGCGTACATGTTCAATCCCTTTGGAGAGGCTGTGCTGCAGTTGTTGGCCTGGCATCTGGAAGCGCAGTTTGCCGCGCGGCCGGGGCAACTGGATCTGATCTATGCCAACGACGAATGCGCGGATCTGCTGGTCGAGAATCCCAGGTGGGCGCGGCTATGGCGCGGGCGCGTGCCTCTCTCCGCCGAGGACGAGGCTGCGGATAAGGCCATTCTGAATCACCAGCCGGAGGGCGAGTATGCGTGGAGCACGGAGGAGCCTTGCTCGATCTTTCGCTGGGTGGGCTCCAGACGCGCCTGACCCAGTGGGCTCTATTCGGGCTCCATCCCCATCGCCCTGCCGTTATACACTCACCCTTGGCACTTTTTATACAGGAAACGAAGGCTGGGAATTCCGGAATGGAAACGACGGGTTGCGGTACGGCGCTGGTGACCCCCTTTCGCGGGGACGGTTCAATCGACGATCGGGCGCTCTATGCGCTGGTGAACTGGCAGATCAATTCAGGGATTGACTTTCTGGTGGCCTGCGGCTCGACGGGTGAGGCCGCCACGCTGGAAGAAGAAGAGTGGTTGACGGCTATCCAACTGGTTGTGGAAGCTGCGGCAGGGCGGGTTCCCGTGTTTGCGGGATGCACGCATAACTGCACGCGCACGCTGGTGAAGCAAGCGGAAAAGCTGACACGGATTCGCGGCGTGGATGCGGTGCTGTCCGCCAATCCGTATTACAACAAGCCGACGCAGGAGGGACAATACCAGCATTTCATGGCGCTGGCCCGGACGGTCGATCCGCTGCCGGTTGTGCTCTACAACGTGCCCGGCAGAACCGG from Acidicapsa acidisoli encodes:
- a CDS encoding class I SAM-dependent methyltransferase, which encodes MGRKRLLTGLKVKDGFMRHPFDIQHKVQTSGLVRGPHLATGHPHDQHTTAYYGIAPSVLEKLCALWRATDLVAPPEDYSFVDIGAGMGRGLLIASRMPFREVIGVELHPDLAEIAQKNIDKWQASGRARCPMRIVCQDVTEFEFPDNPCVAYMFNPFGEAVLQLLAWHLEAQFAARPGQLDLIYANDECADLLVENPRWARLWRGRVPLSAEDEAADKAILNHQPEGEYAWSTEEPCSIFRWVGSRRA